The following coding sequences are from one Rhodobiaceae bacterium window:
- the msbA gene encoding lipid A export ATP-binding/permease protein MsbA has translation MVAVRRIASSYLKPHSALIAMAIFANLIIAATTSVLPFLIEQTVELIFEQKREDVLLILALGALGAQSLRAVTTYVSNVIMNYVGQRMVVAVQTHLFSKLMTADLGWIQQTHSGRFISTFMTDVIRLRDSTAQSIINLSRHLAVLVFLIGYMYYLDWLMAIIATGVIPVAAIFMRRLGRKTRKATNKGLEETGSLSTLILEALGGIRVVKAYGREDAEIKRATGTIALVLEHTMRSVKAKAAAGPITEALTGIGIAAVIGYAGMQAISGAMTSGSFFAFMAAVMLAYQPLKAVANQQTVLQEGVAAASRLFPVLDVEAKIVDGTDSKELKVSDGAISLDRVSFHYDDGTKALDNVTIDVPAGQTVALVGPSGAGKSTILNLVPRFYDVSDGTVSIDGQNLKSVTLTSLRNASALVTQEPFLFDDTIRANIAYGSPDASLEEIEAAARNAAAHDFILELSHGYDTHVGEAGLKLSGGQRQRIAIARAMLKNAPILLLDEATSALDTASELQVQKALQTLMRGRTTLVIAHRLSTIMHADNIYVIDHGRVIEQGRHADLIAQGGVYAELSRSQFDRNDDPTPALAGE, from the coding sequence ATGGTCGCCGTCAGGCGGATTGCTTCGAGTTACCTCAAGCCTCATTCGGCACTCATTGCTATGGCTATCTTCGCCAATCTGATTATTGCTGCAACCACAAGTGTGCTGCCGTTTTTGATTGAGCAAACTGTCGAGTTGATCTTCGAACAGAAGCGCGAGGATGTATTGCTTATCCTCGCCCTTGGTGCGCTGGGGGCACAGAGTCTTCGAGCAGTTACTACCTATGTTTCAAATGTGATTATGAACTATGTCGGCCAGCGCATGGTCGTTGCAGTTCAAACGCACCTTTTTTCGAAACTCATGACCGCCGATCTTGGCTGGATCCAACAAACCCATTCAGGTCGATTTATCTCGACTTTTATGACGGACGTTATCCGGCTCCGGGATTCAACCGCGCAGTCAATCATCAATCTCAGTCGGCACCTGGCCGTGCTCGTATTCCTTATTGGCTATATGTATTACCTCGATTGGCTGATGGCGATCATCGCTACCGGGGTCATTCCAGTCGCCGCCATTTTCATGCGCCGACTTGGTCGGAAAACACGCAAGGCAACCAACAAGGGGTTGGAGGAAACCGGATCACTTTCCACCCTGATCCTGGAAGCCCTTGGGGGTATTCGGGTTGTCAAAGCCTATGGGCGAGAAGATGCAGAGATCAAACGGGCAACGGGTACTATTGCGCTTGTGCTTGAACACACAATGCGGTCGGTCAAAGCAAAGGCAGCCGCGGGACCCATCACCGAAGCATTGACCGGCATCGGGATTGCCGCAGTGATTGGGTATGCGGGCATGCAGGCCATTAGCGGCGCCATGACATCTGGCTCCTTCTTTGCGTTTATGGCGGCGGTGATGCTGGCCTACCAGCCGCTCAAAGCCGTCGCCAATCAGCAGACCGTGCTGCAGGAAGGTGTTGCCGCCGCTTCACGGCTATTCCCAGTCCTGGATGTAGAAGCAAAAATCGTCGATGGAACGGATAGCAAAGAGCTAAAAGTGAGCGACGGCGCCATAAGCCTTGATCGGGTGAGCTTCCATTATGATGACGGCACCAAGGCGCTGGACAATGTGACGATTGATGTCCCTGCGGGCCAGACAGTGGCTCTTGTGGGCCCGAGCGGTGCGGGCAAAAGCACCATCCTCAACCTGGTCCCCCGTTTCTATGATGTCAGCGACGGAACAGTATCTATTGACGGGCAGAACCTGAAATCTGTGACGCTGACGTCTTTGCGCAATGCCAGTGCTCTGGTTACTCAGGAACCTTTCCTGTTTGACGATACCATTCGAGCGAACATCGCCTATGGCAGTCCAGATGCATCCCTAGAAGAGATAGAAGCCGCAGCACGAAACGCCGCAGCCCACGATTTCATCTTGGAGCTCTCTCATGGCTATGACACCCATGTCGGCGAAGCTGGTCTCAAGCTTTCCGGCGGACAACGCCAGCGTATCGCCATCGCGCGCGCCATGCTCAAAAATGCGCCTATTCTGCTCTTGGACGAAGCCACGTCAGCGCTGGATACAGCATCGGAATTGCAGGTCCAAAAAGCGCTCCAGACTCTCATGCGGGGGCGCACAACGCTTGTCATTGCACACCGTCTTTCAACGATCATGCATGCAGACAATATTTACGTCATCGACCATGGGCGCGTCATCGAGCAGGGTCGCCATGCAGATCTCATCGCGCAAGGTGGTGTTTATGCGGAACTTTCCCGATCTCAGTTCGACCGGAACGATGATCCCACACCAGCTCTTGCTGGAGAATAG
- the yecN gene encoding inner membrane protein YecN codes for MKTRTSFVLGFPGCVESAPKSNDAEPRRNRDMIDNPLQMVGLYIAINLLLNLVLAYRVSATRLKTNVMTGTGDHEPLYKSTRAHIVNSEYTPIGLIGLIGLFILSASIWIIHAAGIALTMGRLLHAIGLYISADSTRPRLWGTLLTWLGQLITGVGCLYFSLTYTI; via the coding sequence ATGAAAACTAGGACCAGCTTCGTGCTAGGTTTTCCAGGATGTGTCGAATCAGCACCCAAATCCAACGATGCTGAGCCACGAAGGAACCGAGATATGATCGACAACCCGCTTCAAATGGTCGGGCTCTATATTGCGATCAACCTGCTTTTGAACCTGGTGTTGGCCTACCGGGTGTCTGCCACCCGCCTCAAGACAAATGTCATGACAGGGACAGGCGATCACGAGCCACTTTACAAGTCGACGCGGGCGCACATCGTCAACAGCGAATACACACCCATCGGCCTGATCGGTCTGATCGGGCTCTTCATACTATCTGCCTCTATTTGGATCATTCACGCTGCAGGCATCGCGCTGACCATGGGGCGTCTTTTGCATGCGATTGGCCTTTATATCTCCGCAGACAGTACACGGCCAAGACTTTGGGGGACCTTGCTCACCTGGCTGGGGCAGCTGATTACCGGCGTTGGGTGCCTCTATTTCTCACTCACCTACACAATCTGA
- the pmbA gene encoding metalloprotease PmbA: protein MFSHMQQSQNRTDLLQDLITRAKKAGADAADALMVESTMFGASWRLGSLEDIERSETQDLGLRVMVGQQQAVVSTTDVAPKAFDSLVERVIAMARVAPEDPYCGLADPALLAEKIADLELDDGSDPKAEELVARAQAAEDAALAVKGVTNSGGAGSSFGRAAITLATSDGFAGHYGGSTHSVSCSVLAGEGTEMERDYDYSTARHFSDLEDPTKIGREAGEKAVRRLGARKVESCQVPIIYDPRVSGGLVGHLAGAISGASVARGTSFLKDSLDTQLFAQGIRITDDPLKKRGRGSKPFDGEGVRTEALTLIDDGRLTTWLLDTSTGKQLGLPSNGRAARGTGGSPSPSTTNLTLEAGSLSPEELMADITSGFYVTEMIGMGVNGVTGDYSRGASGFWIENGELTFPVSEITIAGNLKDMFANLTPASDLEFKAATNAPTVRIEGMTLAGT, encoded by the coding sequence ATGTTCTCTCATATGCAGCAAAGTCAAAACCGCACCGATCTCCTTCAAGATCTCATCACCCGCGCCAAAAAAGCAGGAGCAGATGCTGCAGACGCCTTGATGGTTGAAAGCACTATGTTTGGCGCGTCGTGGCGATTGGGAAGCCTCGAAGATATCGAGCGATCTGAGACCCAGGATCTGGGACTGCGGGTCATGGTTGGACAGCAACAGGCGGTTGTTTCTACAACCGATGTGGCGCCAAAAGCTTTTGACTCCCTTGTCGAACGTGTGATTGCCATGGCAAGGGTCGCACCAGAAGATCCCTATTGCGGTCTGGCAGATCCTGCGCTCCTTGCAGAAAAAATCGCAGATCTTGAACTTGATGATGGGAGCGACCCCAAAGCAGAGGAATTGGTTGCGCGTGCTCAAGCCGCGGAAGATGCGGCGCTTGCTGTCAAAGGTGTTACGAATTCCGGTGGTGCAGGATCAAGCTTTGGCCGCGCGGCTATAACACTTGCCACGAGCGACGGGTTTGCCGGCCACTATGGTGGCAGCACCCATTCTGTTTCGTGTTCCGTGCTTGCCGGCGAAGGGACAGAGATGGAGCGCGACTATGACTATTCCACCGCGCGCCATTTTTCAGACCTTGAGGACCCGACAAAAATCGGACGGGAAGCTGGCGAAAAAGCCGTCCGCCGACTAGGGGCCCGGAAGGTGGAAAGCTGTCAGGTTCCGATCATTTACGACCCGCGTGTTTCTGGTGGGCTTGTTGGCCATCTCGCAGGCGCGATCTCAGGGGCATCAGTTGCCAGGGGCACGAGCTTCTTGAAAGACAGTTTGGACACTCAGCTCTTCGCACAGGGCATCCGGATCACCGACGATCCCTTAAAAAAACGAGGACGCGGATCAAAGCCATTTGATGGCGAAGGCGTGCGGACAGAAGCGCTCACTCTAATCGACGATGGCCGTCTCACCACCTGGCTGCTCGATACGTCGACGGGAAAACAGTTGGGTTTGCCAAGCAATGGGCGTGCAGCACGCGGTACGGGCGGGTCTCCCTCACCTTCAACCACCAATCTGACGCTTGAAGCTGGGTCGCTATCACCTGAAGAATTGATGGCCGACATCACATCGGGCTTCTATGTAACGGAGATGATCGGCATGGGGGTCAATGGCGTCACGGGCGATTATTCACGCGGTGCTTCGGGTTTCTGGATCGAGAATGGTGAGCTGACGTTCCCAGTGAGCGAAATCACCATCGCGGGGAACCTCAAAGACATGTTTGCAAACCTTACGCCCGCGAGCGATCTGGAGTTCAAGGCAGCGACCAACGCGCCCACCGTGCGGATCGAAGGGATGACCCTTGCCGGAACTTGA
- a CDS encoding hypothetical protein (domain of unknown function (DUF4170)), whose translation MSDEQLLHLVFGGELEDLDGIRFSDLEKLDVVGIYPSFAEAEAAWRQAAQRTVDSAQMRYFIVHLHRLMDPDNDHPHDD comes from the coding sequence ATGTCAGACGAGCAACTTCTTCATCTCGTATTCGGGGGCGAACTTGAAGACCTTGACGGCATCCGCTTCAGCGACCTGGAGAAGCTAGACGTTGTCGGCATCTATCCCAGCTTTGCCGAAGCGGAGGCTGCCTGGCGACAAGCCGCACAGCGGACCGTTGACAGCGCTCAGATGCGGTATTTCATCGTTCACCTGCATCGTCTGATGGATCCTGACAATGACCATCCTCACGACGACTAA
- the paaF gene encoding 2,3-dehydroadipyl-CoA hydratase translates to MITTSDHIQVQKEAGVLTLTMNRPEKKNALTQDMYAALADNVVAAQTDPEIRVVLITGTGDSFTAGNDLGDFAGSDDAPKGENELPPVGRYLQAILNAEKPIVAAVNGLAIGVGVTMLLHCDLVYASPNATFQTPFVNLGLVPEAGSSLLLPNLIGTQKANDMFLLGTKVSAEDAEKMGLVCSIFDEDALLDEASNRARALAAKAPNAVKLTKQLVRRDHANVAQQMADESVHFSAQLKTAEFAEAASAFAERRAPDFSNI, encoded by the coding sequence ATGATTACGACATCTGACCATATTCAGGTCCAGAAGGAAGCTGGCGTTCTCACCCTCACCATGAACCGGCCGGAGAAGAAAAATGCGCTGACACAGGATATGTATGCAGCACTTGCAGACAATGTCGTCGCAGCCCAAACCGATCCCGAAATTCGTGTGGTCCTGATTACCGGTACGGGCGACTCTTTTACAGCCGGGAACGATCTAGGTGACTTTGCTGGTAGCGACGATGCACCCAAAGGCGAAAATGAATTGCCGCCGGTCGGACGCTATCTTCAAGCCATCCTCAATGCCGAAAAACCCATCGTCGCAGCGGTCAATGGTCTTGCTATCGGTGTTGGCGTTACGATGTTGCTGCATTGCGATCTGGTCTACGCATCTCCCAATGCAACCTTCCAGACACCCTTTGTCAATTTGGGATTGGTTCCTGAGGCCGGATCCAGCCTTCTCTTGCCCAACCTGATTGGCACGCAAAAGGCGAACGACATGTTTCTGCTTGGAACAAAGGTCAGTGCAGAAGATGCCGAAAAGATGGGTCTCGTCTGCTCTATCTTCGACGAAGACGCTCTTCTTGACGAAGCGTCGAACCGTGCGCGCGCCCTCGCTGCCAAAGCCCCCAATGCGGTGAAACTGACAAAACAGCTTGTGCGCCGTGACCATGCAAATGTTGCGCAGCAGATGGCAGACGAGAGTGTCCATTTTTCTGCGCAGCTCAAAACTGCAGAATTTGCAGAGGCCGCAAGTGCATTTGCAGAACGTAGAGCACCTGACTTTTCAAATATCTGA
- the suhB gene encoding inositol-1-monophosphatase — MPELDPSSLLNLKEDHQLLCDAVRAAGALALTYYQRDIEQWDKDDDTPVSEADHAVNTLLHERLQGPRPDYGWLSEETDDDPVRLERDFVWVVDPIDGTRAFLKGRPHFTICVALVFQGKPVLAAVFNPASDEFFEAQLGNGALLNGTPISPSKRRDISGCRMAAFAPMFKHPAWPEPWPEMDIVSRNSVAYRLVLVANGFVDACMALNRKSDWDLAAADLIVREAGGRMTTHDGRPFVYNKSFTKHRSLVAAGPALYDALFERVGGLTLP, encoded by the coding sequence TTGCCGGAACTTGATCCATCGTCCCTTCTCAATCTCAAAGAAGACCACCAGCTGCTGTGCGACGCTGTGCGGGCAGCCGGAGCGCTGGCTCTTACCTACTATCAGCGCGACATTGAGCAATGGGACAAGGATGACGACACGCCGGTAAGTGAAGCCGATCACGCGGTCAACACATTGCTTCATGAGCGCTTACAGGGGCCTCGACCCGATTACGGCTGGCTGTCGGAAGAAACAGACGATGATCCAGTGCGGCTGGAGCGGGACTTTGTTTGGGTCGTCGATCCCATAGACGGCACCCGCGCCTTCCTCAAAGGGCGGCCGCATTTCACGATCTGCGTTGCCTTGGTCTTCCAGGGCAAACCTGTTTTGGCTGCGGTTTTCAATCCTGCCTCCGATGAGTTCTTCGAAGCTCAGCTGGGCAATGGCGCGCTCCTGAACGGCACCCCGATCTCGCCCAGCAAACGCCGGGATATTTCGGGCTGTCGCATGGCCGCCTTCGCGCCCATGTTCAAACATCCAGCCTGGCCAGAGCCATGGCCGGAAATGGATATTGTGAGCCGAAACTCAGTTGCCTACCGCTTGGTCTTGGTCGCCAACGGGTTTGTTGACGCTTGCATGGCCCTTAACCGAAAAAGTGATTGGGACCTAGCGGCAGCAGACCTCATTGTTCGTGAGGCTGGTGGCCGCATGACAACCCATGATGGCAGGCCCTTTGTTTACAATAAGAGCTTCACCAAACATCGCAGCCTCGTCGCGGCGGGGCCTGCGCTCTATGACGCCCTGTTTGAGCGTGTCGGTGGTTTGACGCTGCCTTAA